Proteins from a genomic interval of Candidatus Cloacimonadota bacterium:
- a CDS encoding capsular biosynthesis protein: protein MIDIHCHIIPNIDDGSNGLDKSITQLENMERGGIKKVYLTSHYFRGHYYYSRAEYDSKMNALAQAAKQAGLDICLQSGFEIFIQPGICEDIKAKNLTLGDSPYVLIESELNGLPSDFYDNVYPLLRAGYKPILAHAERYVSIMKKPGRVRELNDKNIYVQTNAGALVGLYGEKVRQTAWTIIENGWSHFVASDDHVRGEYRAMFDAYELISDRIDEHTANLLCKEFPAAIASEEKIPYSYVHIHTLRKHHHRSWFRSIFG, encoded by the coding sequence ATGATAGATATTCATTGCCATATTATTCCCAATATCGATGATGGTTCTAACGGGTTAGATAAAAGTATAACTCAACTGGAAAATATGGAAAGGGGCGGCATCAAAAAAGTGTACCTTACCTCTCATTATTTTCGAGGTCATTACTATTACTCCCGAGCAGAATACGATAGCAAAATGAATGCCTTAGCGCAAGCCGCAAAGCAAGCAGGTCTAGATATCTGCCTGCAAAGTGGATTTGAAATCTTTATCCAACCGGGTATTTGTGAAGATATCAAAGCAAAAAATCTTACCTTAGGCGATAGCCCCTACGTACTTATAGAATCAGAATTAAATGGTCTGCCGTCAGATTTCTACGATAATGTTTATCCCCTGCTGAGGGCAGGATATAAACCCATTTTGGCGCATGCGGAACGTTATGTGAGCATAATGAAAAAGCCGGGAAGAGTGCGGGAATTGAACGATAAAAACATCTATGTGCAAACTAATGCAGGTGCCTTGGTGGGGCTTTATGGTGAAAAAGTAAGACAAACTGCTTGGACGATTATTGAAAATGGGTGGTCTCACTTTGTGGCTTCAGACGATCATGTACGAGGAGAATACCGCGCCATGTTCGATGCTTACGAGTTAATTTCGGATCGCATCGATGAACATACCGCTAACTTACTGTGCAAAGAATTTCCTGCAGCTATTGCCAGCGAAGAAAAGATACCTTATAGCTATGTGCATATTCATACCCTAAGAAAGCACCACCACAGAAGCTGGTTTCGGAGTATCTTTGGCTAA
- a CDS encoding class I SAM-dependent methyltransferase: MAIPIIRNWKSYYPIANEGLGSSYERIVLNNLLLKLYKINRYKTVIESPCFGFTGISGINLVALAQKGCKVILEDHDLDRIELVGETWGQLSLPVELHFNLDYCKLDYPDKSIDFGFNFSALWFVSDLPIFLSELCRVVRKQILICVPNRDGIGFKGQLRGYSKELYPNLHPENIDPHSIIWLMRKLGWSLVEENYIDCPPWPDIGMNKEEYLKQIMGKKIVEPSPKSNLINAKSISIMPYYLGEDPSFANRMLRFGFLENNAPKFFKRIWAHHHYYLFSP, encoded by the coding sequence ATGGCTATTCCTATAATTAGAAACTGGAAATCATATTATCCCATTGCTAATGAAGGGCTTGGATCTTCTTATGAAAGAATAGTTCTTAATAATCTTTTGTTAAAACTATATAAGATAAACAGATATAAAACAGTCATCGAAAGCCCTTGTTTTGGATTTACGGGGATAAGCGGCATAAATCTGGTAGCGCTTGCCCAAAAAGGATGCAAAGTTATTCTTGAAGATCATGATCTTGACCGCATCGAATTGGTTGGCGAAACATGGGGACAGCTTTCTTTACCGGTAGAACTGCACTTCAATTTGGATTATTGTAAGCTGGACTATCCAGATAAATCTATTGATTTTGGGTTCAATTTCTCAGCCTTATGGTTTGTGTCAGATCTGCCAATATTCTTAAGTGAGCTATGTCGAGTAGTAAGAAAACAAATTCTCATTTGTGTGCCCAATCGAGATGGAATAGGCTTTAAGGGGCAATTGCGGGGCTATAGTAAAGAGCTATATCCCAATCTGCATCCAGAAAATATAGATCCACACAGTATAATTTGGCTTATGCGCAAACTAGGCTGGAGCCTGGTTGAAGAGAATTATATCGATTGCCCGCCATGGCCGGATATCGGAATGAATAAAGAGGAATACCTGAAGCAAATAATGGGCAAAAAGATTGTTGAACCTAGTCCCAAATCTAACCTTATCAACGCAAAATCCATATCTATTATGCCATATTACCTTGGTGAAGACCCAAGCTTTGCCAATAGGATGCTGCGTTTTGGGTTTCTTGAAAACAATGCTCCAAAGTTTTTCAAACGCATTTGGGCACATCATCATTATTATCTGTTTAGTCCGTGA
- a CDS encoding NAD(P)-dependent oxidoreductase, with the protein MAKVLITGVTGFVGRAVLKSLLPLDHEIHALVRPGTSKKRLQNLHDNVSIHAVDLADTYALRDYLKTEDFSVVIHIGALRGGRKASRLEYYRSNVSSTEQFVDFCLKHSAKLIFCSSVGVFGAIPKELPANSQTERNADNYYHYTKIEAEKIIGRAVLHGLIAAIIRPSITYGKGDYGFPYQLVKLVHKYCFPQINKRIWIHLCNIDALVAAFRWCLQNDFGSSLTWNVADREPVELGALVNFISRQVHKKNYPSIFTIDRRFFAAGEKLSRILKNELFISRFELISQSWFYDVQDYYAQMKISEIKPHFTIPDFQITIDDYLKK; encoded by the coding sequence TTGGCTAAAGTTCTAATAACTGGTGTTACCGGTTTTGTAGGCAGAGCCGTTCTGAAGAGTTTGCTGCCATTAGATCATGAGATTCATGCTTTGGTGCGTCCCGGTACTTCCAAAAAAAGACTGCAAAATCTACACGATAACGTTTCAATTCACGCAGTAGATTTGGCAGACACATATGCCCTGCGAGATTATTTGAAAACAGAGGATTTCTCGGTGGTGATACACATCGGAGCTTTACGAGGCGGACGTAAGGCAAGCAGGCTGGAATACTATCGCAGCAATGTAAGCAGCACCGAACAATTTGTAGATTTTTGCCTCAAACATTCTGCTAAACTAATATTTTGTAGCTCGGTGGGCGTGTTCGGTGCGATTCCCAAAGAATTACCGGCAAATTCTCAAACCGAAAGAAACGCAGATAATTACTACCACTACACAAAGATTGAAGCCGAAAAGATTATCGGCAGAGCTGTCTTACATGGGCTTATCGCAGCAATAATCCGCCCCAGTATCACCTATGGCAAAGGAGATTATGGCTTTCCTTATCAATTAGTTAAACTGGTGCATAAATACTGTTTCCCCCAAATCAATAAACGCATTTGGATTCATCTGTGCAACATAGACGCATTAGTAGCTGCCTTTAGGTGGTGTTTACAAAACGACTTTGGCAGTTCATTGACTTGGAATGTGGCAGATAGAGAGCCGGTTGAACTTGGTGCTTTGGTAAACTTCATCTCACGTCAGGTACATAAAAAGAACTATCCCAGCATTTTCACCATCGACAGGCGTTTTTTTGCTGCGGGGGAAAAGCTATCCCGAATACTTAAAAATGAACTATTCATCAGCCGCTTTGAACTGATATCCCAAAGTTGGTTTTATGACGTGCAAGATTATTATGCTCAAATGAAGATCTCAGAGATAAAACCGCACTTCACAATTCCAGATTTCCAAATCACTATCGATGACTACCTGAAGAAATAA
- a CDS encoding deoxyribodipyrimidine photo-lyase, whose protein sequence is MIDIDSCLNQRILRTQESSDNSGNYVLYWMQQAQRIENNPALDFAVLYANKLQIPLRVCFILSSEISNASAAHYRFMLQGLMETAKEAYKQHLSFSIYWGTFTRVISVLAKEARVLVLDHGCLLWQKKIRNSLFTMDELKHCNLYELDTEAVVPI, encoded by the coding sequence ATGATTGACATTGATAGTTGTTTAAACCAAAGAATACTAAGAACCCAAGAATCTAGCGATAACTCGGGCAATTATGTATTGTATTGGATGCAACAAGCTCAAAGGATAGAGAATAATCCCGCTTTAGATTTTGCCGTTCTATACGCCAACAAGCTTCAAATTCCCTTACGCGTGTGCTTTATACTCTCCAGTGAGATTTCCAATGCTAGTGCCGCACATTACAGATTTATGTTACAAGGCTTGATGGAAACTGCCAAAGAAGCATATAAGCAACACCTTAGCTTTAGTATATATTGGGGGACGTTCACAAGGGTAATCTCCGTTTTAGCCAAAGAAGCGCGTGTTTTGGTATTGGATCACGGCTGCTTGCTTTGGCAAAAAAAAATCCGAAACTCTTTATTCACAATGGATGAATTGAAGCATTGCAACCTTTACGAGCTAGATACGGAAGCCGTTGTACCCATTC
- a CDS encoding polyprenyl synthetase family protein → MLLQKYFESRMQMIDEGLISALSFDKRYAGQLKEAIAKAVIPGGKRWRPLLLVSIFEMLTGLKKNNKILPDVIKAACAVELVHNAALIHDDLPSVMNKKERRGNLALHQEYGNAVAILAADALFTLAFEIMGEIKDARKANLAIRSLALNAKSYGMIGGQVIDLASKRKVMKINTLRYIDMKKVGSLLYASAEIACILAGADESTTGIMCSYAVNLGMAYQMITDIEKDYSRGSDGLDFSEEYVPVSKAGYTGLMGFDKTRKQVEGLLEECSRSISPYPNNAVLMEFIQMIKERLP, encoded by the coding sequence TTGCTGTTACAGAAGTATTTTGAATCGCGAATGCAGATGATTGATGAGGGCTTGATTAGCGCTTTAAGTTTTGACAAGCGTTATGCTGGGCAATTGAAGGAAGCTATTGCAAAAGCCGTTATTCCTGGTGGGAAAAGATGGCGTCCCTTATTGCTGGTCTCGATATTTGAGATGCTTACAGGGTTGAAGAAAAACAACAAAATCCTTCCAGATGTCATAAAAGCAGCTTGTGCGGTTGAGTTGGTTCATAATGCAGCTTTAATTCATGATGATCTTCCCTCCGTAATGAACAAAAAAGAGCGTCGCGGCAACTTAGCCCTTCATCAGGAATATGGCAATGCGGTGGCGATTCTTGCTGCCGATGCGCTTTTTACTTTAGCTTTTGAAATAATGGGGGAGATCAAGGATGCACGGAAGGCAAATCTTGCTATTCGTAGCCTTGCGCTTAATGCCAAGAGTTATGGTATGATAGGTGGGCAGGTAATAGATCTTGCAAGCAAGCGCAAGGTAATGAAAATTAACACCTTGCGATATATAGATATGAAAAAAGTTGGCTCATTACTTTATGCCAGCGCAGAAATAGCCTGCATCCTTGCCGGTGCAGATGAAAGCACTACAGGCATAATGTGCAGTTACGCAGTAAATTTGGGTATGGCATATCAGATGATTACCGACATCGAGAAAGATTACTCCCGTGGTAGTGACGGCTTGGACTTTTCGGAGGAATATGTGCCGGTATCCAAAGCCGGTTATACCGGGCTAATGGGTTTTGATAAAACTCGCAAACAGGTGGAAGGCTTATTGGAAGAATGCTCGCGCAGCATAAGCCCATATCCAAATAACGCAGTGTTGATGGAGTTCATTCAAATGATTAAGGAGAGGCTACCATAA